The following DNA comes from Chloroflexota bacterium.
CAGTTTGCCGGGCGCCGGGCCGTGCTGGATTGGGGTCGCATGTTGAGAGGTATCGAAGCCCGAGCCTGGATTCGGGTGTAGACGACCATCACGATAAAGGTAAATCCCAGCTGGACCAGCGACAGGACCGCTGCCAAAGGCAAGTTAAAGAAATTCACCGCCTGCCGGTAGATTTCCACCTCCAGCGTGGCATACCGGGGGCCACCCAGGATCAAAACAACCCCAAAACTGGTGAAACAGAACAGGAAGACCAGCAAAGACGCCGCCACGATCGCCGGCATCAGAAGAGGAAAGGTAATCTCCCACATCACCCGCCAGCGATTTGCCCCCAACACGGCTGCCGCCTCGCTCATTCGAGGATCCAGGTTTGCCCAGAAGCCACCAACGATGCGCACCACTACGGTAGCATTGTAGAACGCGTGAACCAACAGGATTATCCATACGGTGTACAACAGGCTAACCGGCGGTTCCGGCAGCCCGAAGGCCGTCATCAGCCATTCGTTGATAAATCCCCGCGGCCCCAGCAGCGTCGTGAAGGCCGTCGCCGCGACCACCGTTGGAATCACAAAAGGGATCGTTGTAAGGGCACGAATCAGGCTCTTTCCAGGAAAGGCGTAACGAGCAAAGACGTAGGCCGCCGGCATACCCAGCAGCAGGGTCAGTGCGGTCGAAGCCAATGCCTGCCAGGTAGTGAACCATAGCGCCCGGCCGACATAGGGACTGAAGATCATATCGAACAGTGCCCCCAGGTCCAGTTGCCCATCCGGTGCGAGGCTCATCCCCAGGATGCTGGCAAGGGGATAGAAGTAGAAGATCAGCAGAAAGGCCAGGGGAAGAAGATAGATCAGACTGCGAGCACGGGCCAGTTGAGCGCTCATGATTTTTGCACTGCCTGTTTAACCAATTGGGCGATACGCCGTCGCTGCACGAGCAAGAACTCCCATGGCAATTACCTTAACACTGTCTCAGTCCAGGCCTCGATCCACCGCTCGCGGTTGGCTTCAATCGCGCCGGCATCGATATCGACGGGCTCAACGGGCACTTCCGCGAAGCGGGTGAACAGATCAGGCAGAGCAGCCTCGCCGTTGGCAGGATAGACAAACATCTGAAGGGGGATATCCTCCTGAAAAGCCCTGCTCAACATAAAATCGACCAGTTCCTCAGCCGCTTCCCGTTGCTCTGTTCCCTTCAGGATTCCGACGAATTCGATCTGGCGAAACGTACCATCAGCGGGAGATATATTGCCGCTATCAGGCTCACTTTTGCTGCTTTCGCTATAAAAGACATCAGCCGGTGGACTGGTGGCATAACTGACCACCAGGGGCCGGTCTCCCTCTCCACCACTGCCCACGGTGAAGTGACCAAAGTAGGCCTCACTCCAGCCATCGGTAATCAATACGCCATTGGCCCGCAGGTCTCGCCAAAAGTCCAGGTAAGAATAGTCGCCATCCTCACCGAAGTGGGCAATGGTAGTCAATAGAAACGCCAACCCTGGCGAGGATGTTGCAGGGTTTTCGACCACCAGCAAGCCCTTGTATGCAGGCTTGATCAGGTCTTCCAACCTTCCAGGCACAGCCAGCCCTTGCTCGTCAAACCAGCGACGATCATAGTTCAGATTGACGTAGCCGAAGTCAACGGGCAACAGCCCAAAGGCAGGATCCAGGTACAGCTCGGAGGGCACAGAGTCCAGCGCCGGGGATCGATAGGGCTCAAAGATGCCGCAGTTGATGGCCCGACTGAGAAAGGTATTGTCGACGCCAAAGAACACATCACCAAGAGGATTGCCCTTGCTCAGACAGGCCTTGTTCAGCGCAGCACCCGCATCGCCGGCCAGCAGGAATTCGACGGTGATATTCGTTTCCTGCTCAAACTGGGTGATCACATCCTCGCTGACAGCAAAGCTGTCATGAGACATCAGAACCAGTTTTTTCCTCGCCTGTCCCGCGTCCGGATCGCTCGTCGGCGCAAATTGAGGGCCACAGGCTGCCAACAACATCGTAGCGACCAACGCAACTATCAGCAAGATTGTCTTTTTCATCTCTTTTTCTCCTCCGCGCAATATCAGCCAGTCGACGAAACATGGACGACCAGCACCATCCCCTCGGTCACACTTACCACCGCGCTCGATTCAACCAAGCGGTTGCTGATGCTCAGCGACGGCCCGAGTGGCAGTTCAGCCTGCTGCAAGGGCCAATGGACTCCCGTCAGGCTGACGCCACCAGCTTCGCCGCCATAGGGTATCAAGGAGAGCGTATCGCCCACCTCACCGTTGACGACGCTTTCACCCCTAACCAGCCAGATCGTCTGTCTGCCGTCAAC
Coding sequences within:
- a CDS encoding iron ABC transporter permease; protein product: MSAQLARARSLIYLLPLAFLLIFYFYPLASILGMSLAPDGQLDLGALFDMIFSPYVGRALWFTTWQALASTALTLLLGMPAAYVFARYAFPGKSLIRALTTIPFVIPTVVAATAFTTLLGPRGFINEWLMTAFGLPEPPVSLLYTVWIILLVHAFYNATVVVRIVGGFWANLDPRMSEAAAVLGANRWRVMWEITFPLLMPAIVAASLLVFLFCFTSFGVVLILGGPRYATLEVEIYRQAVNFFNLPLAAVLSLVQLGFTFIVMVVYTRIQARASIPLNMRPQSSTARRPANWRQWLVVGVVNTLLLIVVMIPLLALAVRSVTLGDGPPTLRYYQALTENPTQDIFFVAPIQAIRNSLLIAFVVVVISLALGLISAYLLAGPDRKDSRLVGWLDPLFLLPLGTSAVTLGFGYIIALDEPPLDLRTSLLLVPIAHTLIAMPFVVRSVLPALRGLNPRLREGAAVLGASPTRVLREIDLPIIGRALLVAAVFAFTVSMGEFGATLLIYRPEFPTMSVAIYRALGQPGMLNYGRALAMSTVLMLVCAVGLLFIERFRIGDIGEF
- a CDS encoding thiamine ABC transporter substrate-binding protein, giving the protein MKKTILLIVALVATMLLAACGPQFAPTSDPDAGQARKKLVLMSHDSFAVSEDVITQFEQETNITVEFLLAGDAGAALNKACLSKGNPLGDVFFGVDNTFLSRAINCGIFEPYRSPALDSVPSELYLDPAFGLLPVDFGYVNLNYDRRWFDEQGLAVPGRLEDLIKPAYKGLLVVENPATSSPGLAFLLTTIAHFGEDGDYSYLDFWRDLRANGVLITDGWSEAYFGHFTVGSGGEGDRPLVVSYATSPPADVFYSESSKSEPDSGNISPADGTFRQIEFVGILKGTEQREAAEELVDFMLSRAFQEDIPLQMFVYPANGEAALPDLFTRFAEVPVEPVDIDAGAIEANRERWIEAWTETVLR